The Argopecten irradians isolate NY chromosome 4, Ai_NY, whole genome shotgun sequence genome has a window encoding:
- the LOC138321492 gene encoding E3 ubiquitin-protein ligase TRIM71-like — MYIRHSNNYFFTYQKLIEVSLLHFETTLAHMPKITLLSIDIQKQWCTEKGNTSRYIFKVAIIQMELHKSSISTCHLCRKTCNKPKYLTCLHAFCEICLHKWILSEVKEPASKLPFKCPSCDIDTDPPVGWTINNVSKWASLYPDDRLIQSYIDREEIRNGIKSCDICKLSSVTSKAKYWCRQCNEGYCDSCKAVHTAMKISKNHEIVPVFQALNDHSRNTPNEPCSKHPEEDIRLFCADHNKPCCALCSIVDHRRCKNVIDLQEAATNSKFKQELKKETKLLKRYFNETLEVEFKANQISKELTQERLHLKNTAEGFVDRICHRMRELLRDYNTKLDKTHANAVAELALAREDAMKEQRFLRNALNRFECTSISEDQAFLCLKRTITMHKSVTKIMNISEQMRDKTLRHSEPPDVQELLCKCLSVVSLGDVTIENREVPHSTSRTLHDVNKWFIDSQTTNPVQNTACFYQKNCIIIAGFEDKKIYFYDSTGSKTAVIDVPHRPFAVAVIGSSIIATFPEANTVSMFDLKPRDQIGSCKLSYNLQNTCYGISAVPDHIDSTAVVVCDNMLVIVDAEVGTETDKIYLNKDGYRQVIVDKSFRAFVTNSNNHRVVCVNLATGQRLFTFTDYSTLKYPCGISLDPLGNVYVVGTLSKNIVKLTTDGKYEDIVLSLSNGLYHPHDVAFKRDSFDFIVTNDVDVRLFTFK, encoded by the exons ATGTACATAAGGCATTCAAATAACTATTTCTTTACATATCAAAAGTTAATTGAGGTTTCGCTTTTGCATTTTGAAACTACCCTCGCACATATGCCAAAGATAACACTTCTTTCGATCGATATCCAAAAACAATGGTGTACGGAGAAAGGGAACACTAGCAG ATACATTTTCAAGGTGGCCATTATACAAATGGAGCTTCACAAGTCCAGCATCTCAACGTGCCATTTGTGCAGAAAAACTTGCAACAAACCAAAATACCTAACATGCCTTCACGCCTTCTGTGAAATCTGCCTGCATAAATGGATCCTCTCAGAAGTGAAAGAACCAGCAAGCAAATTGCCCTTCAAATGTCCTTCTTGTGATATAGATACAGATCCTCCAGTTGGCTGGACAATCAACAATGTGTCAAAATGGGCTAGTCTTTATCCCGATGATCGTTTGATCCAGTCGTATATTGACCGCGAGGAGATACGAAATGGAATTAAAAGTTGTGATATATGTAAGCTGAGTTCTGTTACTTCGAAAGCCAAATATTGGTGTAGGCAATGTAATGAAGGATATTGCGATTCCTGCAAAGCCGTACATACAGCAATGAAGATTTCCAAAAATCACGAAATTGTTCCTGTGTTTCAAGCATTAAATGATCACTCGCGAAACACCCCGAATGAACCATGTAGTAAACATCCAGAAGAGGACATCCGGTTGTTTTGTGCTGATCACAATAAACCATGTTGTGCACTTTGTTCCATAGTAGATCATCGCCGTTGTAAGAACGTGATTGATCTGCAAGAAGCAGCAACGAATTCAAAGTTTAAACAAGAActgaaaaaagaaacaaaattactTAAGAGATATTTTAATGAAACTCTTGAGGTGGAATTCAAAGCCAATCAAATAAGTAAGGAGCTTACGCAAGAGCGGTTACATTTGAAAAATACAGCTGAAGGATTTGTTGATAGAATATGTCATCGAATGAGGGAACTTCTTCGAGATTATAATACCAAGTTGGATAAAACTCACGCAAATGCAGTGGCAGAATTGGCTCTGGCCAGAGAGGATGCTATGAAAGAGCAGAGATTCTTAAGAAACGCTTTAAATCGTTTCGAATGCACATCAATTTCAGAAGATCAAGCGTTCCTCTGTCTGAAAAGAACTATAACGATGCACAAGAGCGTTAcaaaaataatgaacatttcGGAACAGATGCGAGACAAAACTTTGAGACATTCTGAACCACCAGATGTGCAGGAGTTATTGTGTAAATGCCTAAGTGTTGTCAGCCTAGGTGACGTAACTATAGAGAACAGGGAGGTTCCACATTCGACGTCACGAACATTACACGATGTGAACAAATGGTTTATCGACAGCCAGACGACCAATCCGGTACAGAATACCGCTTGCTTCTACCAGAAAAACTGTATCATCATTGCCGGTTTTGAAGacaaaaagatatatttttacGACTCTACGGGATCGAAGACGGCAGTTATAGATGTACCACATAGACCATTTGCAGTAGCCGTCATCGGATCAAGCATCATCGCCACCTTTCCGGAAGCGAACACTGTTTCTATGTTTGACTTGAAACCGCGTGACCAGATCGGAAGCTGCAAACTAAGTTACAACCTTCAAAACACATGTTATGGAATATCTGCAGTTCCAGATCATATTGACAGCACGGCTGTTGTAGTGTGTGATAACATGCTCGTGATCGTCGACGCTGAAGTGGGTACAGaaacagataaaatatatcTGAACAAAGACGGATACCGCCAAGTGATCGTCGACAAGAGTTTTCGGGCTTTCGTCACCAACTCGAACAATCATCGAGTTGTGTGTGTTAACCTTGCAACAGGTCAGCGCCTGTTTACATTTACCGATTACTCTACCCTGAAGTACCCATGTGGTATTTCACTGGATCCTTTAGGAAACGTGTATGTGGTAGGAACTCTCAGCAAGAATATAGTGAAACTTACCACTGATGGGAAGTACGAGGACATTGTGTTATCTCTGAGTAATGGACTGTACCATCCTCATGACGTGGCGTTCAAGAGAGACAGCtttgattttattgttacaAATGATGTTGATGTTCGTTTATTCACATTCAAATGA